The following nucleotide sequence is from Prosthecobacter sp..
TATCTTCCCTCCTGCATGGCTGCCCTTCGTCTTCAACATCTCACCTTTGGCCTCATCGCGCTGCTCGCGATCGGCTGGGCGCAGACGTTTGGCCTGCATCGCGGCTGGCTATGTGATTGCGGCGGTGTGGAGCAAATCACGCAGGTGGATCACTGCCACGGGCCGCATTCCTCCGCCTGTCACGAGGAAGAGGATCATTCCATCCCTCATCAGGATGAGGAAGACGATGGCGACACGCACCAGCACGCTGCCGTGATCGATCCCCTCGTCGCCAAGCAGCAGAATGAAACAGCGCTTCAAATCCTCGCGCCGGTGCATCTGCTCGGCACGCTCGATCTTTGGGAAACCAGCCGCCAGACCCTTGCGGGCGTTCGTTTTGTCACAGAAAAGCCGCCGCAACGAAGTTTGCAGGCGCAGGCATGGCCGCGCAGGCTCGCGCAGACCATCGCATTGAGGATTTGAGAGAGACAACGTCGGTGCCGGACACGCTTCCGGCGCCTGCCGACGTGTTCGTTCGCATGGCGCTCCGTCATGCCTGCCTGCCTCAAATCTCAAACCGCTCATTCGTATGTTCCGTATTCTCCTGTTCCTCAGTTTGCCCGCGTTCTGCCTCGCGGCAGAGTTTTCGCTCTCCGGCATCGCCACCCGCGTTCGCAGCCATCATCCCATGCTTAAAGCGGCGCGCCTCGCCGTCGAGGAAGCGCGAGGACGGCAGCTTGGCAGCGGCCGACTCGCCAATCCGACGCTGGAGAGCAGCTTTCAAAACGAAAGCCGTGTCAGCCCTCGCACGCTGCAGTTTGGCATCGACCAGTCGTTTCCGATCACGAAACGGCTCAGCCTCGAAAAGCAGCTCACCAGTCAGCTCGTCATCGCTGCTGAATTCGAAGTTCGTGATGCGGAGCGCCGTTTCATCGCCGAGGCACGTGCTCATGCCGTCCGGATGCTCGCGCTCGACCGGCAGCGTGCGCTGCGTCAGCAACAGACCGCGCTGGCGAAAAAACTCTCCGAGTTCGCCAAGAGCCGCGCGGACAAAGGTGAGTTGTCACCGCTTGATGCCGCGCAGGCCCAGGTCGATGCACAGCGGCTCATCCTGGAGGGCAAAAAGCTCGAAACCGAGCGTGTCAGCCTTCTCGGCCAGTTGAAGCCGATGCTTGGAGTCGGCACGCAAGAGTCACTTAGCATCAGCGGTGATCTTCCCGCGCTTGTCCTGCCCGGCATCACGCCGTGGCAGCAACGGGCCGACTTCCAGCTCGCGCAGACCAAAATCACCGTCGCGCAGACCGATGCCGCGCTGGCTCATTCCAAACGTCTGCAAGACGTCAGCGCCGGCTTTTTCAGCGCTCAGGAGATGCAGG
It contains:
- a CDS encoding TolC family protein, with the protein product MFRILLFLSLPAFCLAAEFSLSGIATRVRSHHPMLKAARLAVEEARGRQLGSGRLANPTLESSFQNESRVSPRTLQFGIDQSFPITKRLSLEKQLTSQLVIAAEFEVRDAERRFIAEARAHAVRMLALDRQRALRQQQTALAKKLSEFAKSRADKGELSPLDAAQAQVDAQRLILEGKKLETERVSLLGQLKPMLGVGTQESLSISGDLPALVLPGITPWQQRADFQLAQTKITVAQTDAALAHSKRLQDVSAGFFSAQEMQDQSNGQRERTGFIGFRVSIPLPFWNRNQGEIAEKKAAAERQRLEAEALGKQIASEADTARREMQANADLARETRDKLLPLVIEQTSKLEKAYESGQTDLLTVLRVRDQRLQLEAAALDAVRDFHLARIRYEAATGAIKP